A DNA window from Zingiber officinale cultivar Zhangliang chromosome 3A, Zo_v1.1, whole genome shotgun sequence contains the following coding sequences:
- the LOC122050221 gene encoding uncharacterized protein LOC122050221 — MAHSPDADEAAAAAGVFSKHGCCSFWIPWPSSVRGCKAWERIPSGEGGCPAASRRWWGRGLRALLKVGQASRAMASRRLRTLIRRFRRRDGRPRHRRSFSYDALSYARNFDEGTQAGDSDVDNVRLGFSIRYASSHSPPTKPLVDLSPPFAGATH, encoded by the coding sequence ATGGCCCACTCCCCGGACGCAGACgaggccgccgccgccgccggggTCTTCTCCAAGCACGGCTGCTGCAGCTTCTGGATCCCTTGGCCCTCCTCCGTGCGAGGGTGCAAGGCCTGGGAGCGCATTCCCAGCGGCGAAGGCGGATGCCCTGCGGCCAGCCGCCGGTGGTGGGGCCGGGGCCTCCGCGCCCTGCTCAAGGTCGGACAGGCGTCCAGGGCCATGGCTAGCCGCCGCTTGAGGACCCTCATCCGGCGGTTCCGTCGTCGTGACGGTCGTCCCCGGCACCGCCGCAGCTTCAGCTACGACGCCCTCAGCTACGCCCGCAATTTCGACGAGGGGACGCAGGCCGGCGACTCGGACGTCGACAACGTCCGCCTGGGATTCTCCATCCGCTACGCCAGCTCGCATTCACCGCCGACCAAGCCGCTGGTGGATCTTTCCCCGCCCTTCGCCGGCGCCACCCATTGA